The following DNA comes from Mycolicibacterium aromaticivorans JS19b1 = JCM 16368.
TCGGTGATCTGGTGGAGCACCGAGTCCGCGGCAACAAGAACCTCTTTCACGTCGGACGACTGGACGCCGACACCGAAGGTCTGCTGCTGCTGACCAATGACGGGGAGCTGGCGCATCGGTTGATGCACCCGTCCTTCGAGGTGCCCAAGACCTATTTGGCGACGGTAACCGGTTCGGTTCCAAGGGGTTTGGGTAAGACGCTGCGCGCCGGCATCGAGCTCGACGACGGACCGGCCAAGGTCGACGACTTCGCGGTGGTCGATGCGGTGCCGGGAAAGACGCTGCTGCGGGTGACCCTGCACGAGGGACGTAAGCGGATCGTGCGCCGGCTGTTGGCGGCGGCGGGTTATCCGGTGGAGGCCTTGGTGCGGGTGAGCATCGGTGAGGTGACACTGGGTGAGCAGCGGCCTGGCAGCATCCGTGTGTTGACGCGCAAGGAAGTCGGCGATCTGTACAGGGCGGTCGGTCTGTGAGTCGATACGTCGTGGCGGTCGACGGACCAGCCGGGACCGGAAAATCCTCGGTGTCAAGGGGATTGGCGCGTGCGTTGGGCGCCCACTATTTGGACACCGGTGCGATGTACCGACTCGTGACGCTGGCGATGCTGCGCGCCCACATCGACTTGACCGACGCTGACGCCATCGCGACAGCCTCCGATGTGGCGCTGTCGGTGGGTTCTGATCCGGACGTCGACCGGGCTTACCTTGGCGCTGAAGATGTTTCGTCCGAGATTCGGGGCGATGAGGTCACCAGGGCGGTTTCGGCGG
Coding sequences within:
- a CDS encoding pseudouridine synthase, with protein sequence MPEPEGVRLQKILSQAGVASRRVAERMIVDGRVEVDGRIVTELGTRVDPANADIRVDGSRIVVDDSMMYLAINKPVGMHSTMSDERGRPCVGDLVEHRVRGNKNLFHVGRLDADTEGLLLLTNDGELAHRLMHPSFEVPKTYLATVTGSVPRGLGKTLRAGIELDDGPAKVDDFAVVDAVPGKTLLRVTLHEGRKRIVRRLLAAAGYPVEALVRVSIGEVTLGEQRPGSIRVLTRKEVGDLYRAVGL